GCGGCGTCCCTGGGTGTCTCCGTGGCCATCGTTGATGTGAATGACCTGGGCCGCGTGAAGGTGCTGGCGTCGAGCGCCGGCTGTGATGAGGAGCTGTTGCATCGGGCACTGCGCCCGAACCCGGCCGGCAACGCCAATGAGCGCACTCCCCTGGTATTGGTTCGACCCGTCTGAATCTCAGCAGACGAAAGTCAGCGATACATTGAGAGGGTGGTTGAGGGCTGCCGTGGCACCGACAGCGGGATACCGGCTCCGAGTCGAGTCCCTCAAAACCAGCCATCTGGCTCAATTGCCTAACGCACAGCCAGCCCCCTACGGACTGAACGCCAACAGTCTGCAGGGATTGATTGTTCAATCCTGGTTCAGTCGTTTTGACGATTGGTTGCCAGAACCTCTCAATGCACGACTGACACGTGCCCTGGCTTTGATCGAATCCGGCGCAGAGTCGTTGGACAGAGTCGAAGCACTGGCATTGATGCGACCGGGCAACCGTCGTCAGACCTGCTGGCATCTCGATCTGCTCGCGTTGGCATCTCCGCGTCACTTCAGCCGGCAACAGGGTCTGAGACTGCTGATTCAAGAAGCTCTCAATGATCAAACTGCACGCAACCACAGCTGGTTGGTGCGTTGCGATTCACAGGACAGGCCGCAATTGGATGTGCTGCGGGAGATGGGCTTCCAACCGCTCCGCCGTGCCCGGGTCTGGGACGCACCCATGGCTGATGCCAACGGCGTGGCAGCTCCGAACTGCGCATCGGCGATGCCGGCAGGGCTTGTCTGGTGCGATCTCACCCGAGAGAACGTTCGGCAACTGCTCGCCCTAGAACAGGCCAGCATCAGTCCCCAGCACCGACAGATTCTGGATCGTCAGTGGAGTGACCTGCTCGATCTGCGTGGAGGAGGCTCCAAGATGCTGATGGCCGAACGGGATGGAACCCGACAGGTCATCGCGGGGCTGATTCAACGTCCCTGGGGAATGGACGCCCCTCGACTGGAATTGATGCGTGGCCTGGCGTGGGATGAGCGGATCAGAGCTGCCATGCCCATGGCTCTTGGACTTCTCCAGCAACAGCGGCCCACGCCCTCGTTGCTGGTGACAGACGACGATCAGTCGCTTGGCGAATTACTGGAAGGTCTGGGTTGGAGGCCTGGTGGTCTTGAGGTGATGCTGGGGCGCAGCGTGTGGCGGCGTGTCAGTCAGCGCAACCTCGGGGGTATTCGTCCACTGGAATCGATGCTTGGCCGTCTGCAGCCTCAACATCCCCCCTTACCCACGCCAACTCTGGCGCCCAGGCGGTGAGCGTGAGTCCACAACCACGATCCGTATTGAGCCTGGATGTCGGTCGGAAGCGCATCGGTCTGGCCGGCTGCGATGCGCTTGGGCTGACAGTGACGCCCATCACGGCGCTTCGACGAGGGGCGTTCGAAGACGATCGAAGCCAGATCACCCGACTTTGCAACCAACGACAGGTTTCAGCGTTGGTGGTGGGCCTTCCACTCGATGATCGGGGGGAACCCACTGTGCAGGCTCGACACTGCAGACGCTACGGACTGCGACTGGCCCAAACGCTCGCCTTACCGCTGGCTTTTGTGAATGAACACAGCAGCAGCTGGGCTGCCGGAGAACGCCACCAGCTGCATGGTGATCGCAGCGGGCGGCTCGATAGTGCTGCCGCAGCATTGCTGCTGGAACAGTGGTTAGTGGAGGGACCGGAGCCACAACCAGTCGAGGCTGCGCCTGCCCAGCGTGGCGAGAAGGATGCTGATGCAGGATCCTGTTCTGAAACCACTCCAGCGCCATGAGCTCCAGCGGACCTGCTTCCAGCGGCGAGGTGCCCACCGTTCTCGTCAAGGACCGCGACGGGCGCGATCTCCTCTGCTTTCTTGAGCAGCTGATTCCCCTCGACGGCACCGACTACGCCCTGCTGACTCCGGTGGATACACCGGTCTGCCTGTTCCGCTTGCGTGATGGGGACGATCCAGAACTGATCGACAGCATCACCAGCAGCGAACCGATTCTCTCGGTCGCGGATGTGGTGCTTCAGGAGCACGATCTCACCCTCGTGCGGTCTGCCGTCACCCTCACCGTGAGCGGCGAACTCGATGAGCCGGATCCGGAGGATCTCGAGGACGAGGACGGTGACGATGAATCGGAAACCTATGAACTGCTGGTGAGCTTCCTCGTTGATGAACAGGAGTACGGGCTTTACATCCCCCTGGATCCGTTCTTCGTGGTGGCGCGCATGGAAGACGGTTCCGCGGTGTTGGTGGAAGGCGAGGATTTCGATCGGATCCAACCCCGCATCGAAGCCGAACTCGACGAGCGTGAGCTGTCTGAGTGATGCACCGTCACTGGCTGCGACCTGACTGGGACCCGGGCCTCACCCTGGCCCACCTGCCCCTCGAACCACTTCTGGGACGTGGGATTCGGGTGATGCTGCTCGATGTCGATCGCACCTTGCTGCCCGGCCGAGATGTGGAACTTCCCGAGGCCATGCAGCGCTGGGTGAATGACGCTTCACGGCACCTGCATCTCCACCTGATCAGTAACAACCCATCCAGAGCTCGGGTTCAAGCGGTTGCGGAACAGATGAACGTTCCCTTCACCTGTGCGGCATCCAAACCGCGTCGTGGGGCGATCCTGCAGGTGATCAATCAGCTGTCTCCTCCCCCGACGCAGATCGCCATGGTGGGTGATCGTGTGTTCACCGACGTGCTGGCCGGCAACCGTCTGGGGCTTTACACCGTGCTGGTGCGACCACCACGACAGGATGGCTCAGCCTGCAGCAACGATCGTGTGCAGCAGTTTGAGCGCCGCCTCGCCCGTTGGCTCGGTGCAGGGGGGGCATGACGCTCAGAGTTGTGAAAGTGGGCACCAGCTTGCTGCGCGAGCGCCCTGAAGCATCCACGGCGGAAGCGATTTCCAAGCTTTCAGCCAGCCTTGCTGAATGCATGGCGGGGGGAGACCGTCTTGTGCTCGTCTCATCCGGGGCGGTCGGGTTGGGCTGTCAACGGTTGGGCATGGAGCGTCGCCCCGTGAGCCTGACGGGTCTTCAGGCCGCAGCCGCAATCGGCCAGGGGCATCTGATGAGTCTGTACGAGGAGGCTCTGGCCCAGCATTCAATTCCGGTGGCACAGGTGTTGCTGACCCGGGCTGATCTGGCAGACCGACGCAGCTATCGCAGTGCCTCAGCAACGCTCCATCAGCTGCTCGAATGGGGTGTTCTGCCGATCGTCAATGAAAACGACACGGTGTCATCCGTGGAACTGCGGTTTGGCGACAACGACACCCTTTCAGCACTTGTGGCAGCAGCGATCGGAGCCGATGATCTGATCCTTCTCACCGATGTGGCCAGTCTGTATTCGGCTGATCCGCGCAGTGATGCAGATGCCAGACCGATCACCGACGTGCTCCACCCATCTCAGATCGATGCGCTTGAAAAAGGCGCCGGAGATGGCGGCCGCTGGGGGACTGGCGGCATGACCACCAAGCTTGCTGCAGCCCGGATCGCAACGGCCAGTGGCATCACCGTTCACCTCGGTGATGGCCGACAACCCGAAGCATTGCAAGCGATGCTGCGCGGTGGACGCGGAGGAACTGTGTTTCACCCGCATCCACAACCGCTTGGCAACCGCAAGAGCTGGTTAGCCCACGCCCTTCGACCCAGTGGTGTTCTGACCATCGATGACGGCGCCTGCCGAGCCCTGACGCAGAAAGGTGCATCGCTGCTGCTGGTGGGCATCACAGCCCTGGATGGGGAGTTCGATGCCAACCAAGCCGTGCGTCTGGTCAACTCCGCTGGCGAGGAGGTGGCCCGGGGGCTCAGCTCCATGAACAGCACGCAACTCAGGGATCAGTTGGCCGAAGCAAGCACCGATGTCAATCACCAGGGCGGGGCCCCAGTGGTGGTTCATCGCGACGCGATGGTGCTGATGACGCCTACGATCCGCCCGTCAGCGTCTTGATTCCATGCGCTTCAGCCAGTTGGTCGCCACCCTCAAGCAGGGCGAAGCTGGGGTTCTGGATGCCGCGACCGGTCGCGACCCGGATCTTCGCGGTGCCGCATCACTCGACCGCGCACAGGCTGATCAGCTCAGCTTCCTGGAACAGGGGAATGCCCTAATCAGCAGCCTGGAGACCAGTTCTGTCGGAGCGGTTCTGATTCCCGACCAAGCAGATCTGAAGGCGTTGGCTGAACAACGTGGTCTGGCCTGGGTCGTGTGCCGTGACCCACGCCTGGCATTTGCGGAATCCCTTGAGCAACTGCATCCCAATCCCGCGCCTGCTTCAGGCATTCATCCCAGCGCCGTGATCGCCGATCGCGTGCAACTCGGCGCTGGCGTGAGCATCGCCGCCCATGTCTGCATCGGGGACGACACGCGCATCGGATCGCGCACCGTCATTCACCCGGGCGTGGTGATCTACGGAGATGTGGAGGTCGGAGAAGGTTGCGAGCTTCACGCCAATGCTGTTCTGCATCCCGGCAGTCGCGTGGGCGATCGCTGTGTGGTCCATTCCAATGCAGTGGTCGGATCCGAAGGCTTTGGCTTTGTACCGACAGCCAAGGGATGGAGAAAGATGCCGCAAACCGGTCTGGTGGTGCTGGAGGACGGCGTTGAAGTGGGATGCGGAAGCACCATTGACCGACCCTCTGTTGGCGAAACACGCATCGGTGCCGGCACAAAGATCGACAACTTGGTGCAAATCGGCCATGGCGTTGAAACCGGTCGTGGCTGTGCTCTGGCCTCCCAGGTGGGCATCGCCGGTGGTGCTCAGCTGGGCAACG
This region of Synechococcus sp. NOUM97013 genomic DNA includes:
- the ruvX gene encoding Holliday junction resolvase RuvX, which codes for MSPQPRSVLSLDVGRKRIGLAGCDALGLTVTPITALRRGAFEDDRSQITRLCNQRQVSALVVGLPLDDRGEPTVQARHCRRYGLRLAQTLALPLAFVNEHSSSWAAGERHQLHGDRSGRLDSAAAALLLEQWLVEGPEPQPVEAAPAQRGEKDADAGSCSETTPAP
- a CDS encoding DUF3727 domain-containing protein, giving the protein MSSSGPASSGEVPTVLVKDRDGRDLLCFLEQLIPLDGTDYALLTPVDTPVCLFRLRDGDDPELIDSITSSEPILSVADVVLQEHDLTLVRSAVTLTVSGELDEPDPEDLEDEDGDDESETYELLVSFLVDEQEYGLYIPLDPFFVVARMEDGSAVLVEGEDFDRIQPRIEAELDERELSE
- a CDS encoding YqeG family HAD IIIA-type phosphatase; the protein is MHRHWLRPDWDPGLTLAHLPLEPLLGRGIRVMLLDVDRTLLPGRDVELPEAMQRWVNDASRHLHLHLISNNPSRARVQAVAEQMNVPFTCAASKPRRGAILQVINQLSPPPTQIAMVGDRVFTDVLAGNRLGLYTVLVRPPRQDGSACSNDRVQQFERRLARWLGAGGA
- the proB gene encoding glutamate 5-kinase, whose protein sequence is MTLRVVKVGTSLLRERPEASTAEAISKLSASLAECMAGGDRLVLVSSGAVGLGCQRLGMERRPVSLTGLQAAAAIGQGHLMSLYEEALAQHSIPVAQVLLTRADLADRRSYRSASATLHQLLEWGVLPIVNENDTVSSVELRFGDNDTLSALVAAAIGADDLILLTDVASLYSADPRSDADARPITDVLHPSQIDALEKGAGDGGRWGTGGMTTKLAAARIATASGITVHLGDGRQPEALQAMLRGGRGGTVFHPHPQPLGNRKSWLAHALRPSGVLTIDDGACRALTQKGASLLLVGITALDGEFDANQAVRLVNSAGEEVARGLSSMNSTQLRDQLAEASTDVNHQGGAPVVVHRDAMVLMTPTIRPSAS
- the lpxD gene encoding UDP-3-O-(3-hydroxymyristoyl)glucosamine N-acyltransferase; amino-acid sequence: MRFSQLVATLKQGEAGVLDAATGRDPDLRGAASLDRAQADQLSFLEQGNALISSLETSSVGAVLIPDQADLKALAEQRGLAWVVCRDPRLAFAESLEQLHPNPAPASGIHPSAVIADRVQLGAGVSIAAHVCIGDDTRIGSRTVIHPGVVIYGDVEVGEGCELHANAVLHPGSRVGDRCVVHSNAVVGSEGFGFVPTAKGWRKMPQTGLVVLEDGVEVGCGSTIDRPSVGETRIGAGTKIDNLVQIGHGVETGRGCALASQVGIAGGAQLGNGVILAGQVGVANRARIGDRAIASSKSGIHGEVAAGEVVSGYPAIPNRLWLRCSAAFAKLPDLNKQLRELKKEISALKSQAQPPQ